In Acidobacteriota bacterium, a single genomic region encodes these proteins:
- a CDS encoding AAA family ATPase, with protein MNRRRLLQEVRLRDFRCFHEKQTARLAPLTLLVGENSTGKTSFLAAIRAACEAAAERIEPDFRKPPYDLGPFAGIAHSRGGRGGSADSFEIGLSGGSPRRQIKFDATFESQAAVPTAVLMSWQTENVWIRHPIGGAEIILDLGSAKGSWRFTIEPIFDNIWAIFAYILPQIIHAMDETDESLGRFQKLAGSLGRPDEKDLESFSILLDRFRRVFWGRQPFAGAPIRSSPRRTYDPTGQLQDPEGAYVPSYLASMHFRSQQKWGALKKKLEDFGRKSGLFDEIGVRQLGRTEGGPFQLQIRKFANNKKKGPRRNLIDVGYGVSQTLPVLAELFRPDGASIFLFQQPEVHLHPSAQAALGSLLCETAATGRQLIIETHSDFIINRVRMDIRDGTTALNPNDVSLLFFERSDLDVRIHSLGFDELGNVLGAPHSYGQFFMDEMRRSVGF; from the coding sequence ATGAATCGACGACGTCTACTGCAGGAGGTCAGGCTACGGGATTTCCGTTGCTTCCATGAAAAACAGACAGCGCGATTGGCTCCGCTCACGCTCCTTGTTGGGGAAAACAGCACTGGGAAAACCTCATTTCTCGCCGCCATACGGGCCGCGTGTGAAGCAGCTGCCGAGCGCATCGAGCCCGACTTTCGTAAGCCCCCATATGATCTTGGGCCGTTTGCAGGAATCGCTCACAGCCGAGGGGGGAGGGGGGGGAGCGCTGATTCGTTTGAAATTGGCCTCAGTGGAGGCTCACCCCGCCGGCAAATCAAGTTCGATGCAACCTTCGAGTCCCAGGCTGCCGTCCCCACTGCGGTGTTGATGTCGTGGCAGACGGAAAACGTGTGGATCAGGCATCCCATCGGAGGTGCCGAGATCATTCTTGATCTCGGGTCGGCCAAAGGATCATGGCGATTCACGATAGAGCCCATATTCGATAATATTTGGGCAATTTTCGCATATATCCTCCCTCAAATCATTCACGCGATGGATGAAACTGACGAGTCCCTGGGTCGGTTTCAGAAATTGGCAGGGTCTCTGGGCAGGCCGGACGAAAAAGACCTGGAGAGTTTCTCAATACTTCTGGATCGATTCAGAAGAGTGTTTTGGGGGCGGCAGCCATTCGCTGGCGCTCCGATCCGTTCCAGTCCTCGCAGAACCTACGATCCGACCGGACAATTGCAAGACCCAGAAGGTGCGTATGTTCCCAGCTATTTGGCGAGTATGCATTTTCGAAGCCAACAAAAATGGGGAGCACTCAAAAAAAAGCTGGAGGACTTTGGTCGTAAGTCCGGTTTGTTCGACGAGATTGGGGTAAGGCAGCTTGGCAGAACAGAGGGAGGACCATTTCAGTTGCAAATCAGAAAATTTGCCAACAACAAAAAAAAGGGTCCGAGGCGAAACCTGATTGACGTCGGATATGGTGTCAGCCAAACTCTCCCCGTCCTGGCAGAGCTATTCCGTCCAGACGGCGCCTCGATTTTTCTTTTCCAGCAACCAGAAGTGCACCTCCATCCAAGCGCCCAAGCGGCACTTGGCAGCCTATTGTGCGAGACTGCCGCGACCGGTCGTCAACTCATCATCGAAACTCACAGCGATTTCATTATCAATCGCGTCCGTATGGATATCCGTGACGGAACGACAGCATTGAACCCAAATGATGTGTCGCTCTTGTTCTTCGAACGTTCCGATCTTGATGTCCGGATTCACTCCCTAGGATTTGACGAACTGGGCAATGTTCTGGGTGCTCCACACAGCTACGGTCAGTTTTTCATGGACGAAATGCGACGGTCTGTTGGTTTCTAA